The DNA window GACGCCTTTTATCGTGGCTTCGTCGCAGAGGCGATCGATACCTATGTGCGCAAGGCCGAAGTCGTGGATGCGAGCGGCCAACACCACAAGGGCGTGCTGACGGCCGACGACATGGCCAACTGGTCGGCGACAATCGAAGAGCCGTTGACCTATGATTACCATAACTGGACGATCGCCAAGATCGGCCCCTGGGGTCAGGGGCCAGCCTTCCTGCAGACACTGTCGCTGCTAAAGGGTTTCGATCTCAAGGCCATGGACCCGGCCGGCGCGGATTTCGTCCACACCATCACGGAAGCCATGAAGCTCGCATTCGCTGACCGCGAGGTCTATTACGGCGATCCGAAATTCACCAAGGTGCCGCTCGATATCCTGTTGTCCGACGCCTATGCCGCGGAACGCCGCAAGCTAATCACCTCGGAGGCTTCTCATTCCCTGCGTCCCGGTAAGCTAGCCGGCTTCGAAAGCCAGTTTGATCTCACCATGGATATGCTGGATACACCGGAAGCCAAGGCCGGCGCGGTCTACGAGCCGACCATGTCGCACCTGACGGAAAAGCGTGGCGATACCGTGCATATCGACGTGATCGACCGCGAAGGCAATATGGTCTCGGTGACGCCTTCGGGCGGCTGGCTGCAGTCCTCGCCGATCATTCCAGGCCTCGGCTTCTGTCTCAATAGCCGAGCGCAGATGTTCTGGCTGAAGCCGGGCCTGCCTTCGTCGCTCGCTCCCGGCAAGCGGCCGCGCACCACGCTGACGCCATCGCTTGGCCTTTACCAGGGCCGCCCGACGCTTGCCTTCGGCACGCCCGGCGGCGATCAGCAGGAGCAATGGCAGCTCGCCTTTTTCCTGCGTTATGCCCATCACGGCATGAATCTGCAGGAGGCGATCGACCAGCCGCTGTTCCACACCTCGCATTTCCCGAGCTCCTTCTACCCCCGCACCCGCGAGCCCGGCAGCATTACGGCGGAGGCCAATTTCAGCGCCGAGATGCTCGATGCACTGCGCAAGAAGGGCCACAAACTGACGGTTGCGCCGGAATGGACGGTCGGCCGGCTGACCGCCGCGCGGCGCGATGCCAGCGGCCTGCTGCGCGCGGCGGCCACCCCACGTTTGATGCAGGCCTATGCGGTCGGGAGATAAGCTCATGACCTGGTCGATCGTCACGCGCGAGCCGGAAACCGGCCATCTCGCCATCGCCGTCGCCACCCGCTTTTTCGCGGTCGGCAACATCGTACCGAATATTCGCGGCGGCATTGGCGCCGTCGCGACGCAGGCGTTCAGCAGCCCGCTTTACGGCATCGATGGTCTGGCGATGCTTGCCGCCGGCCACATGCCGGAGGAAATCATTAGGACATTGACCGCGCGCGACGAAGGTCGCGAACAGCGCCAGTTCCACATGATCGACAGCAACGGCAACAATGCCGCTTTCACCGGCGCCAAATGCATCGACTGGGCCGGTCATCTGATCGACGAAAATGTCTCGGTTGCCGGCAACATGCTGGCCGGTCCGCAGGTCATCGCCAAGAGCCTGTCGACCTTCAAGAAGACCCAGGGCATGCCGCTCGCCGAGCGGCTGCTCGAAGCCATGCGCGCCGGCGAGGACGCGGGCGGCGACAAACGCGGCAAGCAATCCGCTGCTTTGGTCATCTATCGCGACCAGGATTATGCCTGGCTGAACATCCGTGTCGACGACAGCGCCGATCCGCTGACGGAGCTCGAACGGCTCTATGCCGTCGCACAGGAACGCTATCTGCATGTTGCCGAGACCACGCCCACGCGGCAGAACCCGAGCGGCATGATCGACCGTCGAGAGATCGACGAAAAGATCGCGGCACTGGAGGCCGCAAGGATTGCCGAAGGCCGCCCATCGGCCTCCTTCGCCACATCGCCGAAGCCGTCATGAGCGGAATCGCGTAATGCCTGATACGATGCGCAAGATCACAAAGGTGAGCCTATGACAACCGTTGCCGCTCCGCAGACGAAAGCAGACGCAAAGCCCGTCCTCTCCGTCTCCAACCTGACGACATCGTTCCTTGCCGATGGCGAATGGCGCACGGTGGTGAAGAACATCTCCTTCGATGTCATGCCAGGCGAGACGGTCGCGATCGTCGGCGAATCCGGCTCCGGCAAGAGCGTCACCTCGCTCTCGATCATGCGACTGCTCGCCAAGGGCAGCAGCCGCATCGAAGGCTCGATCAAGCTTAACGGTCGCGACATCCTTTCGCTCTCGGACAACGAAATGCGCAAGGTGCGCGGCAAGGATGTCGCGATGATCTTCCAGGAGCCGATGACCAGCCTCAATCCGATCTTCACCATCGGCCGGCAGATTTCCGAGGCGCTCACCTGCCACGGCGATATTTCCAAGGCCGAAGCCAAGGCCGAGACCATCCGCTTGCTCGAAAAAGTGCGTATTCCGAACGCTTCCTCCCGCTTTGACGAATATCCGCATCAGTTTTCCGGCGGCATGCGCCATCGCGTCATGATCGCGATGGCGCTGGCCTCGCGCCCGAAGCTTTTGATTGCCGACGAACCAACGACGGCACTCGATGTCACCATTCAGGGACAAATCCTCGATCTCATCAAGGTTTTGCAGGAAGAGGAAGGCATGTCCGTCCTCTTCATCACCCACGACATGGGCGTCGTGGCGGAAATCTCCGACCGCACCATCGTCATGTATCGCGGCGAAGCGGTGGAAACCGGCAACACTGACGATATCTTCCATCGCGGCCAGCACCCCTATACCCGCGCCCTGCTCTCCGCTGTGCCTCGGCTTGGCTCGATGAAGGAGCAGCCGCAACCGCTGCGCTTCCCGGTCGTCGATGCAAGCACCGGTGAGCGCACGGAACCGACCGCAGTCACCGACACGGTCGATCGCGGCAAGACGCCGATCCTGGAAGTGAAGAATCTCGTGACCCGCTTCGCTACCCGAGGTGGGCTTCTCGGCCGCGTAACCGGCGCCATCCACGCCGTCGAGAACGTCTCCTTCGATCTCGCCCAGGGCGAGACGCTGTCTCTGGTCGGCGAATCCGGCTGCGGTAAATCAACGACCGGACGCTCGATCATGCGCCTGATCGACCCCAATGCCGGGGAAGTCCGGCTCGACGGCTACGACGTGATGAAGCTCGACGCGCTCAATCTGCGCCGCATGCGCCGCAGTATCCAGATGATCTTCCAGGACCCGTTTGCCAGCCTCAATCCGCGCATGACCATTGGCGCCGCTGTCGCTGAGCCCTTTATCGAGCACGGGCTCGGCACCCGCGCCCAGGCGCGCGAGAAAGCGGCCGACCTGCTGGAGCGTGTCGGGCTGAAGGCGGATATGATGTCGCG is part of the Rhizobium jaguaris genome and encodes:
- a CDS encoding ABC transporter ATP-binding protein, translating into MTTVAAPQTKADAKPVLSVSNLTTSFLADGEWRTVVKNISFDVMPGETVAIVGESGSGKSVTSLSIMRLLAKGSSRIEGSIKLNGRDILSLSDNEMRKVRGKDVAMIFQEPMTSLNPIFTIGRQISEALTCHGDISKAEAKAETIRLLEKVRIPNASSRFDEYPHQFSGGMRHRVMIAMALASRPKLLIADEPTTALDVTIQGQILDLIKVLQEEEGMSVLFITHDMGVVAEISDRTIVMYRGEAVETGNTDDIFHRGQHPYTRALLSAVPRLGSMKEQPQPLRFPVVDASTGERTEPTAVTDTVDRGKTPILEVKNLVTRFATRGGLLGRVTGAIHAVENVSFDLAQGETLSLVGESGCGKSTTGRSIMRLIDPNAGEVRLDGYDVMKLDALNLRRMRRSIQMIFQDPFASLNPRMTIGAAVAEPFIEHGLGTRAQAREKAADLLERVGLKADMMSRYPHEFSGGQRQRICIARALALDPKVIVADESVSALDVSIKAQVCNLLMDLQQSLNLAYLFISHDMAVVERVSHRVAVMYLGEIVEIGPRASVFENPQHPYTKKLMAAVPVPDPSRRGIKRNLAVDELKSPVRPVGYNPPARQFREVANGHLVRLDEAA
- a CDS encoding gamma-glutamyltransferase family protein → MTTFTTRPEILGTFGVVTSTHWIASAVGMGILEKGGNAFDAAVATGFVLQVLEPHLCGPGGDMPAVIYSKKKDKVEVICAQGTAPAGATLEHYTGEGLSLIPGDGLLATVVPGSFDGWMLMLRDYGKLSVRDVLEPAIHYAEHGHPVLPRVSATIAGLAEFYRKEWPTSYETWLPGGSAPEPWSNFKNPVLAETWKRVVSEAESKSGREAQIEAARDAFYRGFVAEAIDTYVRKAEVVDASGQHHKGVLTADDMANWSATIEEPLTYDYHNWTIAKIGPWGQGPAFLQTLSLLKGFDLKAMDPAGADFVHTITEAMKLAFADREVYYGDPKFTKVPLDILLSDAYAAERRKLITSEASHSLRPGKLAGFESQFDLTMDMLDTPEAKAGAVYEPTMSHLTEKRGDTVHIDVIDREGNMVSVTPSGGWLQSSPIIPGLGFCLNSRAQMFWLKPGLPSSLAPGKRPRTTLTPSLGLYQGRPTLAFGTPGGDQQEQWQLAFFLRYAHHGMNLQEAIDQPLFHTSHFPSSFYPRTREPGSITAEANFSAEMLDALRKKGHKLTVAPEWTVGRLTAARRDASGLLRAAATPRLMQAYAVGR
- a CDS encoding DUF1028 domain-containing protein; this translates as MTWSIVTREPETGHLAIAVATRFFAVGNIVPNIRGGIGAVATQAFSSPLYGIDGLAMLAAGHMPEEIIRTLTARDEGREQRQFHMIDSNGNNAAFTGAKCIDWAGHLIDENVSVAGNMLAGPQVIAKSLSTFKKTQGMPLAERLLEAMRAGEDAGGDKRGKQSAALVIYRDQDYAWLNIRVDDSADPLTELERLYAVAQERYLHVAETTPTRQNPSGMIDRREIDEKIAALEAARIAEGRPSASFATSPKPS